The following are encoded in a window of Parambassis ranga chromosome 15, fParRan2.1, whole genome shotgun sequence genomic DNA:
- the LOC114447094 gene encoding deleted in malignant brain tumors 1 protein-like isoform X12 — MWVLLFLYSALVTSGLEGAAAEYYTTPGTTPGKTDDYFQESTWIEGPRPTPTALDYSTSTETSPTAQPSCQYNCGNYMGSCSCSSSCQYYGNCCPDYNDHCLSTTNPSGYESTEPGTQDSNLTDCGGYLTSSSGTFYSPNYPNPYPNNAVCVWYIRLSGQRVELELSDVNIELESSCFYDAIYIYDGPSTSSSLLGMLCGRKNSTFYSTGPSLTVSFKSDSIVSYSGFRAYYRAVGPMEPTPTAQPSCQYNCGNYMGSCSCSSSCQYYGNCCPDYNSYCYQSTVRPTRSTTAQPSCRYNCGYNMGSCSCSSSCQYYGNCCPDYNSYCYRSTVSTVRPTTARPSCRYNCGYHMGSCSCSSSCQYYGNCCPDYNSYCYQSTVRPTRPSTALPSCRYNCGYNMGSCSCYSSCQYYGNCCPDYNSYCYQSTVRPTRSTTARPSCRYNCGYHMGSCSCSSSCQYYGNCCPDYNSYCYQSTVRPTRPSTALPSCRYNCGYNMGSCSCYSSCQYYGNCCPDYNSYCYQSTVRPTRSTTARPSCRYNCGYHMGSCSCSSSCQYYGNCCPDYNSYCSVTSPPRPIPTTAGSCGGFLFGSGTFSSPNHPYYYQDNAYCVWQIKAEHDQRIVLSFTYLQLENCCSCDYISIYDGPSVGSRYLGKLCNNTVSTFYSSSNYMTVLFRTDGSVVAQGFRAEFFSSLLPSSGRVDCSSDKMTIVISRSYLNSVGYDGYNLYLNDPYCRPQVSSNQVVFSFHSNTCGNIREFNNGRVVYSNTVRSEASSSGVITRHSHFRLNVTCQMDQDSVSHTMFIVRNSGNSTITGTGRFNTTMSFYTSSNFYYKVTEVPYEVSLNEKVFVQVDLPRRDSSLVLFIDTCVASPSQYDFQTRSYYLIRTGCPVDSTYQSYVSGTADYARFAFRTFKFLQAKESVYIQCRVLICQASDYSSRCRRGCMRRVARDLESQHESQTLLVGPIKLKDPEKKEEEPEKQNKV; from the exons ATGTGGGTTCTCTTGTTTCTTTACAGTGCGCTGGTCACAAGTGGATTAGAAG gtgctgctgctgaataTTATACAACTCCAGGTACAACTCCAGGT aaaACAGATGATTACTTCCAAGAATCAACGTGGATAGAAG GACCCAGGCCAACACCTACAG CTTTAGATTATTCCACCTCAACGGAGACATCACCCACAG CTCAGCCATCATGTCAATACAACTGCGGCAACTACATgggaagctgctcctgctccagctcctgccAGTACTATGGCAACTGTTGTCCTGACTACAACG ATCACTGCCTTTCAACAACAAACCCCTCTGGATATGAAAGCACAG AGCCTGGCACACAAGATTCAAATCTGACAG ACTGTGGTGGTTACCTGACTAGCAGCAGCGGCACCTTTTACAGCCCCAACTATCCAAACCCGTACCCAAACAatgcagtatgtgtgtggtaCATCAGACTAAGTGGGCAACGTGTGGAACTGGAGTTATCTGATGTAAA CATTGAGCTTGAGTCGTCATGTTTCTATGATGCCATATACATCTACGATGGCCCTAGCACTAGTAGCAGCCTTCTGGGGATGTTGTGTGGcagaaaaaacagcacattCTACTCCACCGGTCCTTCTTTAACTGTGAGCTTCAAGAGCGATAGTATTGTTAGTTACTCAGGATTCCGTGCTTACTACAGAGCAGTAG GACCAATGGAGCCAACACCTACAG CTCAGCCATCATGTCAGTACAACTGCGGCAACTACATgggaagctgctcctgctccagctcttgTCAGTACTATGGCAACTGTTGTCCTGACTACAACT CCTACTGTTACCAGTCCACTGTCAGACCTACCAGATCTACCACAG CTCAGCCATCATGTCGCTACAACTGTGGCTACAACATgggaagctgctcctgctccagctcctgccAGTACTATGGCAACTGTTGTCCTGACTACAACT CCTACTGTTACCGGTCCACTGTCAGTACAGTCAGACCTACCACAG CTCGGCCATCATGTCGCTATAACTGTGGCTACCACATgggaagctgctcctgctccagctcctgccAGTACTATGGCAACTGTTGTCCAGACTACAACT CCTACTGTTACCAGTCCACTGTCAGACCTACCAGACCTTCCACAG CATTGCCATCATGTCGCTACAACTGTGGCTACAACATGGGAAGCTGCTCCTGCTACAGCTCCTGCCAGTACTATGGCAACTGTTGTCCTGACTACAACT CCTACTGTTACCAGTCCACTGTCAGACCTACCAGATCTACCACAG CTCGGCCATCATGTCGTTACAACTGTGGCTACCACATgggaagctgctcctgctccagctcctgccAGTACTATGGCAACTGTTGTCCAGACTACAACT CCTACTGTTACCAGTCCACTGTCAGACCTACCAGACCTTCCACAG CATTGCCATCATGTCGCTACAACTGTGGCTACAACATGGGAAGCTGCTCCTGCTACAGCTCCTGCCAGTACTATGGCAACTGTTGTCCTGACTACAACT CCTACTGTTACCAGTCCACTGTCAGACCTACCAGATCTACCACAG CTCGGCCATCATGTCGTTACAACTGTGGCTACCACATgggaagctgctcctgctccagctcctgccAGTACTATGGCAACTGTTGTCCTGATTACAACT cATACTGCAGTGTCACATCTCCGCCTCGTCCCATCCCAACCACAG CTGGGTCATGTGGAGGATTTCTCTTCGGCTCTGGCACCTTCTCCAGTCCCAACCACCCCTACTACTACCAAGACAACGCCTATTGTGTCTGGCAGATTAAAGCAGAGCATGACCAACGTATCGTCCTGTCCTTCACATACCTGCA acTGGAAAactgctgctcctgtgactACATTTCCATCTACGACGGGCCATCTGTTGGTTCCAGATATTTAGGGAAACTTTGCAACAACACTGTGAGCACTTTCTACTCCTCCTCCAACTACATGACGGTGCTCTTCCGCACTGATGGTAGCGTGGTCGCCCAAGGTTTCCGTGCTGAGTTCTTCAGCTCTCTGCTACCAAGCTCAG GTCGAGTGGACTGCTCTTCAGACAAGATGACCATCGTTATTTCAAGGTCTTACCTAAACTCCGTGGGCTATGATGGCTACAATCTGTACTTGAATGACCCGTACTGCAGACCCCAGGTCTCCAGTAACCAGGTGGTCTTCAGTTTCCACAGTAACACTTGTGGCAACATCAGAGAG TTCAACAATGGCAGAGTTGTGTACAGCAACACTGTCCGCAGTGAAGCCTCCTCCTCCGGAGTGATCACACGCCACTCCCACTTCAGACTGAATGTCACCTGTCAAATGGACCAGGACTCCGTGTCTCATACCATGTTCATTGTCAGAAATTCTGGTAACAGCACCATTACAGGCACAGGCAGATTCAACACCACCATGTCTTTCTACACATCCAGCAACTTCTACTATAAG GTGACTGAAGTACCTTATGAGGTGTCGCTCAACGAGAAAGTATTTGTCCAAGTGGACCTACCTAGGCGTGACAGCTCCCTGGTTCTCTTTATTGACACCTGTGTGGCATCACCATCACAGTATGATTTCCAGACCAGGTCTTACTACTTGATCCGTACCGG ATGTCCTGTGGATAGCACCTACCAGTCCTATGTTAGTGGCACTGCAGACTATGCCCGTTTTGCATTCAGGACCTTCAAGTTCCTGCAAGCTAAAGAGTCGGTGTACATCCAGTGCAGAGTCCTGATATGTCAGGCCTCTGACTACAGCTCCCGCTGCCGACGTGGCTGCATGAGGCGAGTAGCCAGAGACCTGGAGTCACAGCATGAAAGCCAAACTCTGCTTGTGGGTCCCATTAAACTCAAAG ACcctgaaaaaaaggaagaagagccCGAGAAGCAGAACAAGGTCTAA
- the LOC114447094 gene encoding deleted in malignant brain tumors 1 protein-like isoform X9: MWVLLFLYSALVTSGLEGAAAEYYTTPGTTPGKTDDYFQESTWIEGPRPTPTALDYSTSTETSPTAQPSCQYNCGNYMGSCSCSSSCQYYGNCCPDYNDHCLSTTNPSGYESTEPGTQDSNLTDCGGYLTSSSGTFYSPNYPNPYPNNAVCVWYIRLSGQRVELELSDVNIELESSCFYDAIYIYDGPSTSSSLLGMLCGRKNSTFYSTGPSLTVSFKSDSIVSYSGFRAYYRAVGPMEPTPTAQPSCQYNCGNYMGSCSCSSSCQYYGNCCPDYNNHCLSTTTPSGYESTAQPSCQYNCGNYMGSCSCSSSCQYYGNCCPDYNSYCYQPTVSTNRTTTARPSCRYNCGYNMGSCSCSSSCQYNGNCCHDYNSYCYSTTVRPTSAQPSCRYNCGNYMGSCSCSSSCQYYGNCCPDYNSYCYQSTVRPTRPSTALPSCRYNCGYNMGSCSCYSSCQYYGNCCPDYNSYCYQSTVRPTRSTTARPSCRYNCGYHMGSCSCSSSCQYYGNCCPDYNSYCYQSTVRPTRPSTALPSCRYNCGYNMGSCSCYSSCQYYGNCCPDYNSYCYQSTVRPTRSTTARPSCRYNCGYHMGSCSCSSSCQYYGNCCPDYNSYCSVTSPPRPIPTTAGSCGGFLFGSGTFSSPNHPYYYQDNAYCVWQIKAEHDQRIVLSFTYLQLENCCSCDYISIYDGPSVGSRYLGKLCNNTVSTFYSSSNYMTVLFRTDGSVVAQGFRAEFFSSLLPSSGRVDCSSDKMTIVISRSYLNSVGYDGYNLYLNDPYCRPQVSSNQVVFSFHSNTCGNIREFNNGRVVYSNTVRSEASSSGVITRHSHFRLNVTCQMDQDSVSHTMFIVRNSGNSTITGTGRFNTTMSFYTSSNFYYKVTEVPYEVSLNEKVFVQVDLPRRDSSLVLFIDTCVASPSQYDFQTRSYYLIRTGCPVDSTYQSYVSGTADYARFAFRTFKFLQAKESVYIQCRVLICQASDYSSRCRRGCMRRVARDLESQHESQTLLVGPIKLKDPEKKEEEPEKQNKV, encoded by the exons ATGTGGGTTCTCTTGTTTCTTTACAGTGCGCTGGTCACAAGTGGATTAGAAG gtgctgctgctgaataTTATACAACTCCAGGTACAACTCCAGGT aaaACAGATGATTACTTCCAAGAATCAACGTGGATAGAAG GACCCAGGCCAACACCTACAG CTTTAGATTATTCCACCTCAACGGAGACATCACCCACAG CTCAGCCATCATGTCAATACAACTGCGGCAACTACATgggaagctgctcctgctccagctcctgccAGTACTATGGCAACTGTTGTCCTGACTACAACG ATCACTGCCTTTCAACAACAAACCCCTCTGGATATGAAAGCACAG AGCCTGGCACACAAGATTCAAATCTGACAG ACTGTGGTGGTTACCTGACTAGCAGCAGCGGCACCTTTTACAGCCCCAACTATCCAAACCCGTACCCAAACAatgcagtatgtgtgtggtaCATCAGACTAAGTGGGCAACGTGTGGAACTGGAGTTATCTGATGTAAA CATTGAGCTTGAGTCGTCATGTTTCTATGATGCCATATACATCTACGATGGCCCTAGCACTAGTAGCAGCCTTCTGGGGATGTTGTGTGGcagaaaaaacagcacattCTACTCCACCGGTCCTTCTTTAACTGTGAGCTTCAAGAGCGATAGTATTGTTAGTTACTCAGGATTCCGTGCTTACTACAGAGCAGTAG GACCAATGGAGCCAACACCTACAG CTCAGCCATCGTGTCAATACAACTGCGGCAACTACATgggaagctgctcctgctccagctcctgccAGTACTATGGCAACTGTTGCCCAGACTACAACA ATCACTGCCTTTCAACAACCACCCCCTCTGGATATGAAAGCACAG CTCAGCCATCATGTCAGTACAACTGCGGCAACTACATgggaagctgctcctgctccagctcttgTCAGTACTATGGCAACTGTTGTCCTGACTACAACT CCTACTGTTACCAGCCCACTGTCAGCACTAACAGAACTACCACAG CTCGGCCATCATGTCGTTACAACTGCGGCTACAACATgggaagctgctcctgctccagctcttgTCAATACAATGGAAACTGTTGTCATGACTACAACT catACTGCTACTCAACCACAGTCAGACCTACCTCAG CTCAGCCATCATGTCGCTATAACTGCGGCAACTACATgggaagctgctcctgctccagctcctgccAGTACTATGGCAACTGTTGTCCTGACTACAACT CCTACTGTTACCAGTCCACTGTCAGACCTACCAGACCTTCCACAG CATTGCCATCATGTCGCTACAACTGTGGCTACAACATGGGAAGCTGCTCCTGCTACAGCTCCTGCCAGTACTATGGCAACTGTTGTCCTGACTACAACT CCTACTGTTACCAGTCCACTGTCAGACCTACCAGATCTACCACAG CTCGGCCATCATGTCGTTACAACTGTGGCTACCACATgggaagctgctcctgctccagctcctgccAGTACTATGGCAACTGTTGTCCAGACTACAACT CCTACTGTTACCAGTCCACTGTCAGACCTACCAGACCTTCCACAG CATTGCCATCATGTCGCTACAACTGTGGCTACAACATGGGAAGCTGCTCCTGCTACAGCTCCTGCCAGTACTATGGCAACTGTTGTCCTGACTACAACT CCTACTGTTACCAGTCCACTGTCAGACCTACCAGATCTACCACAG CTCGGCCATCATGTCGTTACAACTGTGGCTACCACATgggaagctgctcctgctccagctcctgccAGTACTATGGCAACTGTTGTCCTGATTACAACT cATACTGCAGTGTCACATCTCCGCCTCGTCCCATCCCAACCACAG CTGGGTCATGTGGAGGATTTCTCTTCGGCTCTGGCACCTTCTCCAGTCCCAACCACCCCTACTACTACCAAGACAACGCCTATTGTGTCTGGCAGATTAAAGCAGAGCATGACCAACGTATCGTCCTGTCCTTCACATACCTGCA acTGGAAAactgctgctcctgtgactACATTTCCATCTACGACGGGCCATCTGTTGGTTCCAGATATTTAGGGAAACTTTGCAACAACACTGTGAGCACTTTCTACTCCTCCTCCAACTACATGACGGTGCTCTTCCGCACTGATGGTAGCGTGGTCGCCCAAGGTTTCCGTGCTGAGTTCTTCAGCTCTCTGCTACCAAGCTCAG GTCGAGTGGACTGCTCTTCAGACAAGATGACCATCGTTATTTCAAGGTCTTACCTAAACTCCGTGGGCTATGATGGCTACAATCTGTACTTGAATGACCCGTACTGCAGACCCCAGGTCTCCAGTAACCAGGTGGTCTTCAGTTTCCACAGTAACACTTGTGGCAACATCAGAGAG TTCAACAATGGCAGAGTTGTGTACAGCAACACTGTCCGCAGTGAAGCCTCCTCCTCCGGAGTGATCACACGCCACTCCCACTTCAGACTGAATGTCACCTGTCAAATGGACCAGGACTCCGTGTCTCATACCATGTTCATTGTCAGAAATTCTGGTAACAGCACCATTACAGGCACAGGCAGATTCAACACCACCATGTCTTTCTACACATCCAGCAACTTCTACTATAAG GTGACTGAAGTACCTTATGAGGTGTCGCTCAACGAGAAAGTATTTGTCCAAGTGGACCTACCTAGGCGTGACAGCTCCCTGGTTCTCTTTATTGACACCTGTGTGGCATCACCATCACAGTATGATTTCCAGACCAGGTCTTACTACTTGATCCGTACCGG ATGTCCTGTGGATAGCACCTACCAGTCCTATGTTAGTGGCACTGCAGACTATGCCCGTTTTGCATTCAGGACCTTCAAGTTCCTGCAAGCTAAAGAGTCGGTGTACATCCAGTGCAGAGTCCTGATATGTCAGGCCTCTGACTACAGCTCCCGCTGCCGACGTGGCTGCATGAGGCGAGTAGCCAGAGACCTGGAGTCACAGCATGAAAGCCAAACTCTGCTTGTGGGTCCCATTAAACTCAAAG ACcctgaaaaaaaggaagaagagccCGAGAAGCAGAACAAGGTCTAA
- the LOC114447094 gene encoding deleted in malignant brain tumors 1 protein-like isoform X7 produces MWVLLFLYSALVTSGLEGAAAEYYTTPGTTPGKTDDYFQESTWIEGPRPTPTALDYSTSTETSPTAQPSCQYNCGNYMGSCSCSSSCQYYGNCCPDYNDHCLSTTNPSGYESTEPGTQDSNLTDCGGYLTSSSGTFYSPNYPNPYPNNAVCVWYIRLSGQRVELELSDVNIELESSCFYDAIYIYDGPSTSSSLLGMLCGRKNSTFYSTGPSLTVSFKSDSIVSYSGFRAYYRAVGPMEPTPTAQPSCQYNCGNYMGSCSCSSSCQYYGNCCPDYNSYCYQPTVSTNRTTTARPSCRYNCGYNMGSCSCSSSCQYNGNCCHDYNSYCYSTTVRPTSAQPSCRYNCGNYMGSCSCSSSCQYYGNCCPDYNSYCYQSTVRPTRSTTAQPSCRYNCGYNMGSCSCSSSCQYYGNCCPDYNSYCYRSTVSTVRPTTARPSCRYNCGYHMGSCSCSSSCQYYGNCCPDYNSYCYQSTVRPTRPSTALPSCRYNCGYNMGSCSCYSSCQYYGNCCPDYNSYCYQSTVRPTRSTTARPSCRYNCGYHMGSCSCSSSCQYYGNCCPDYNSYCYQSTVRPTRPSTALPSCRYNCGYNMGSCSCYSSCQYYGNCCPDYNSYCYQSTVRPTRSTTARPSCRYNCGYHMGSCSCSSSCQYYGNCCPDYNSYCSVTSPPRPIPTTAGSCGGFLFGSGTFSSPNHPYYYQDNAYCVWQIKAEHDQRIVLSFTYLQLENCCSCDYISIYDGPSVGSRYLGKLCNNTVSTFYSSSNYMTVLFRTDGSVVAQGFRAEFFSSLLPSSGRVDCSSDKMTIVISRSYLNSVGYDGYNLYLNDPYCRPQVSSNQVVFSFHSNTCGNIREFNNGRVVYSNTVRSEASSSGVITRHSHFRLNVTCQMDQDSVSHTMFIVRNSGNSTITGTGRFNTTMSFYTSSNFYYKVTEVPYEVSLNEKVFVQVDLPRRDSSLVLFIDTCVASPSQYDFQTRSYYLIRTGCPVDSTYQSYVSGTADYARFAFRTFKFLQAKESVYIQCRVLICQASDYSSRCRRGCMRRVARDLESQHESQTLLVGPIKLKDPEKKEEEPEKQNKV; encoded by the exons ATGTGGGTTCTCTTGTTTCTTTACAGTGCGCTGGTCACAAGTGGATTAGAAG gtgctgctgctgaataTTATACAACTCCAGGTACAACTCCAGGT aaaACAGATGATTACTTCCAAGAATCAACGTGGATAGAAG GACCCAGGCCAACACCTACAG CTTTAGATTATTCCACCTCAACGGAGACATCACCCACAG CTCAGCCATCATGTCAATACAACTGCGGCAACTACATgggaagctgctcctgctccagctcctgccAGTACTATGGCAACTGTTGTCCTGACTACAACG ATCACTGCCTTTCAACAACAAACCCCTCTGGATATGAAAGCACAG AGCCTGGCACACAAGATTCAAATCTGACAG ACTGTGGTGGTTACCTGACTAGCAGCAGCGGCACCTTTTACAGCCCCAACTATCCAAACCCGTACCCAAACAatgcagtatgtgtgtggtaCATCAGACTAAGTGGGCAACGTGTGGAACTGGAGTTATCTGATGTAAA CATTGAGCTTGAGTCGTCATGTTTCTATGATGCCATATACATCTACGATGGCCCTAGCACTAGTAGCAGCCTTCTGGGGATGTTGTGTGGcagaaaaaacagcacattCTACTCCACCGGTCCTTCTTTAACTGTGAGCTTCAAGAGCGATAGTATTGTTAGTTACTCAGGATTCCGTGCTTACTACAGAGCAGTAG GACCAATGGAGCCAACACCTACAG CTCAGCCATCATGTCAGTACAACTGCGGCAACTACATgggaagctgctcctgctccagctcttgTCAGTACTATGGCAACTGTTGTCCTGACTACAACT CCTACTGTTACCAGCCCACTGTCAGCACTAACAGAACTACCACAG CTCGGCCATCATGTCGTTACAACTGCGGCTACAACATgggaagctgctcctgctccagctcttgTCAATACAATGGAAACTGTTGTCATGACTACAACT catACTGCTACTCAACCACAGTCAGACCTACCTCAG CTCAGCCATCATGTCGCTATAACTGCGGCAACTACATgggaagctgctcctgctccagctcctgccAGTACTATGGCAACTGTTGTCCTGACTACAACT CCTACTGTTACCAGTCCACTGTCAGACCTACCAGATCTACCACAG CTCAGCCATCATGTCGCTACAACTGTGGCTACAACATgggaagctgctcctgctccagctcctgccAGTACTATGGCAACTGTTGTCCTGACTACAACT CCTACTGTTACCGGTCCACTGTCAGTACAGTCAGACCTACCACAG CTCGGCCATCATGTCGCTATAACTGTGGCTACCACATgggaagctgctcctgctccagctcctgccAGTACTATGGCAACTGTTGTCCAGACTACAACT CCTACTGTTACCAGTCCACTGTCAGACCTACCAGACCTTCCACAG CATTGCCATCATGTCGCTACAACTGTGGCTACAACATGGGAAGCTGCTCCTGCTACAGCTCCTGCCAGTACTATGGCAACTGTTGTCCTGACTACAACT CCTACTGTTACCAGTCCACTGTCAGACCTACCAGATCTACCACAG CTCGGCCATCATGTCGTTACAACTGTGGCTACCACATgggaagctgctcctgctccagctcctgccAGTACTATGGCAACTGTTGTCCAGACTACAACT CCTACTGTTACCAGTCCACTGTCAGACCTACCAGACCTTCCACAG CATTGCCATCATGTCGCTACAACTGTGGCTACAACATGGGAAGCTGCTCCTGCTACAGCTCCTGCCAGTACTATGGCAACTGTTGTCCTGACTACAACT CCTACTGTTACCAGTCCACTGTCAGACCTACCAGATCTACCACAG CTCGGCCATCATGTCGTTACAACTGTGGCTACCACATgggaagctgctcctgctccagctcctgccAGTACTATGGCAACTGTTGTCCTGATTACAACT cATACTGCAGTGTCACATCTCCGCCTCGTCCCATCCCAACCACAG CTGGGTCATGTGGAGGATTTCTCTTCGGCTCTGGCACCTTCTCCAGTCCCAACCACCCCTACTACTACCAAGACAACGCCTATTGTGTCTGGCAGATTAAAGCAGAGCATGACCAACGTATCGTCCTGTCCTTCACATACCTGCA acTGGAAAactgctgctcctgtgactACATTTCCATCTACGACGGGCCATCTGTTGGTTCCAGATATTTAGGGAAACTTTGCAACAACACTGTGAGCACTTTCTACTCCTCCTCCAACTACATGACGGTGCTCTTCCGCACTGATGGTAGCGTGGTCGCCCAAGGTTTCCGTGCTGAGTTCTTCAGCTCTCTGCTACCAAGCTCAG GTCGAGTGGACTGCTCTTCAGACAAGATGACCATCGTTATTTCAAGGTCTTACCTAAACTCCGTGGGCTATGATGGCTACAATCTGTACTTGAATGACCCGTACTGCAGACCCCAGGTCTCCAGTAACCAGGTGGTCTTCAGTTTCCACAGTAACACTTGTGGCAACATCAGAGAG TTCAACAATGGCAGAGTTGTGTACAGCAACACTGTCCGCAGTGAAGCCTCCTCCTCCGGAGTGATCACACGCCACTCCCACTTCAGACTGAATGTCACCTGTCAAATGGACCAGGACTCCGTGTCTCATACCATGTTCATTGTCAGAAATTCTGGTAACAGCACCATTACAGGCACAGGCAGATTCAACACCACCATGTCTTTCTACACATCCAGCAACTTCTACTATAAG GTGACTGAAGTACCTTATGAGGTGTCGCTCAACGAGAAAGTATTTGTCCAAGTGGACCTACCTAGGCGTGACAGCTCCCTGGTTCTCTTTATTGACACCTGTGTGGCATCACCATCACAGTATGATTTCCAGACCAGGTCTTACTACTTGATCCGTACCGG ATGTCCTGTGGATAGCACCTACCAGTCCTATGTTAGTGGCACTGCAGACTATGCCCGTTTTGCATTCAGGACCTTCAAGTTCCTGCAAGCTAAAGAGTCGGTGTACATCCAGTGCAGAGTCCTGATATGTCAGGCCTCTGACTACAGCTCCCGCTGCCGACGTGGCTGCATGAGGCGAGTAGCCAGAGACCTGGAGTCACAGCATGAAAGCCAAACTCTGCTTGTGGGTCCCATTAAACTCAAAG ACcctgaaaaaaaggaagaagagccCGAGAAGCAGAACAAGGTCTAA